The window CACGCGGACGGTAGGCTGGGCAACACGGTGGGTCCAGGGCGTCCGAGCAACGGACATGGGCAAATGACGACAGGGACTGTGGTGGTGCAAATAACCCAGTACGCAAAGCGGGTCAAATGGTGTGCTGTCCGTTAGATGGCAAGGCGTGTATCATTGTGTCCAACCGCGCGGCGCGGTCGATCAAGGAGGCAAGAATGGTGAAGCGGAATGGAGAAGGGCAAATCCCCCACCGAGTCGCCTGGGTGGTGGGGATGGCTCTCGTGGCGGTGGTGGTCCTGGCCAAGGACGCTCCGGCCGACGGGAAAACTCTCTTCAAGGAGTACTGCAAGCCCTGTCACGCCGAAGGGTCCAAGTCGGGGGAGTACACGCCCATGACCCTCATCGGCGAGCAGTGGGAGCGCTTTTTTGAGACCAAGTACGTCTCGGCGCATCAGGCGGTCATTGATTCCGCGCACGGGAACAAGCCCGTCACCGAAGCGATCACGCCCGATATGCTGAAGGTGCTAAAGGAGTGGATCGTCGATCACGCGGCCGATTCCGAGCACCCCATGACCTGCGGCTGATGCCGCTCCCGTGACGAAGGAGACCAAGACCATGAAGCGCATTCTTGCGGTACTCGCGGCGGCGGCCTTTTCGTTGCTCGGCTGGGCCCAATCGGGCGACGAGGTGGAGGCCATGCGCCGCCGGCTGGCGGAGCTCGAACAGCGTCTGAGCCAGATCGAAGCGTCCAAGGGGCCGGCGGCGAGCGCGGACGTGCAGGCCATCCGGCAGGAACTCAAGGAGATGGGCAAGCGCCTCGACTCCGTGGAGAAGAAGGACGCGCTGGACCGGATCCGCTGGGGCGGCGACTTCCGCTTCGAGGCCCACTCTTTCGACAGCTCCATGCCGGCCTACGTGGACGGGATGGCCATGCAGAATATGGTCGTGAATACGCTGTTCTACTACGGCGCCACGGGCATGCTTCCGCCCAACCCCGGCGCGGTGCAGTCCTTCATCGCCAGCCACTACGGGGATTACCTCTATTTCACGGACCATCTCACCTTTGACCAGCTCAAGAAGACCATGGGCATGTTCCCCCCCCAGATGCAGCAGATGCTCATGTCCTCCCTGACGCCCTACGCCGCCCGCCCCGGGTATGACTGGAACAACAGCATCCTGTACACGAGTCGCCTGCGCCTGAACATGGACGCCGATGTGGCCAAGGACGTGACCTTCTCGGGGCGCCTCTCCATGTACAAGACCTGGGGCGACTCCACGGGCGTGCAGATGTTCAACGGCCAGTCCAACAGCTTCGCCATCGACGGCAACACCACGGGGGTCCCCAACTCCGACGTCCTCCGCGTGGACCGCGCCTACTTCACCTGGAACAACATCGGAGGCAAACCCATCTACCTCTCCATCGGCCGTCGTCCCTCCACCAACGGCCCGCCGATGAACCTGCGGGAAGGGGAGCTGCGCGCCGGGACGCCCATGGGCTCCCTCATCGACTTCCAGTTCGACGGCATCACGGCGGGCTGGCACATCAACGACAAGTCCACCTTCCGGCTCTGCTACGGCCTCGGTTACGAAAGCGGATGGGGCAACGGCGAACAGCTCCTGCAACCCGCCGACCGCCTGAAGGACGCCCAGTTCCTGGGATTCAACTGGGACATCTACAGCACCGAAAAGATGCTCGTCCAGACCACCGTGGCCCGAGCCTTCAACCTGACCGACGGCTTCAACGGCCTCATCGTCCTTCCGAACAACCCCGTGACGGGCGCCCCCATCGCCGCTCCCGTCCTGATGCGGTACTCCCCCTCCGCCAACCTGGGCGACATGGACATCGCGGGCCTTCTGGTCCAGCGCACCGACGGCCCCTTCGACTGGTTCGCCAACGTGAACTACGTAAAGAGCCGGCCCGACAACGTGACGACGCCCTTCGGCGGCCTCTTCTGCGATCCCTTCGAGACCCCCACGTCCCACTCCGGGTCCATGATCTACGTGGGCGGCCGCTACAACTTCGCCAACAAGGCCACCAGCGTCGGCCTCGAGTACAACCACGGCTCCAAGTACTGGTTCAACTTCACGCCGGCCCAGGACGACATCCTCGCCGCGAAGACCAACACCCGCGGCGACGTCTGGGAAGCCTACCTGCTCCACCGCATCAACAAGCGCTTCCAGCTCAAGCTCGACTACACCTACTACGACTACGAGTACTCGGGCTCCGGCTGGCACATCGGAGCGCCCAAGAAGCTCGACTCCAGGCCCGTTCTGGGCTACCCGACGTATTCCAGCGCCGGCGTCGCCACCCTCTCCATGAGCGTGAGGTTCTAGAGGGTCCCATGCGGCGCCTCGCCCTCGGTTTGCTCCTTCTGGCCCTGGCCGCCGCGCCCGCGGCGGCCGCGGCCGGGAAGGAGTACAGCCACCAGAAGTACTTCGACCACTACGAGGGGACGAAGACCTGCCTCCAGTGCCACCAGAAGGAGGCCGAGACCTTCTTTCACTCCCAGCACTACCAGTGGCGCGGGCAGACCCCGGACCTGGTGAACTCGGACGGAAAGAGCCTGGGCAAGATCAATACGACCAACGATTTCTGCACCAATCCCATCAAGAACTGGATCGGCGAGACCCGGAACTCGAGGGGAGACCTGCTGACCCAGGGATGCTCCAAGTGCCACGCCGGCCTGGGGCTCCTGCCCGCGGAAAAGATGTCTCCGGAACAGCTCGAGAACATCGACTGCCTCATGTGCCACGCCCGGGGCTACCAGCGGAGCCTGTACGACAACGGAAAGGGCGGATGGGAGTGGCGGCCCATCCTCTGGAAGAACCCCGAAGGCCTCGATTCGGTGGCCAAGCGCATCGGCATGCCGACCCTGGCCACCTGCCTGCGTTGTCACGCGGGCTCCGGGGGCGGTCCCAACTTCAAGCGCGGGGACCTGGAATACGCCCTGACCGAGTGCTCCCGCGAGTTCGACGTGCACATGGCGAAGGACGGGGCGGGCCTGAGCTGCGTGGACTGCCACGCCGGGGAGGACCACCGCGTTCGCGGCCGGGGCGCCGACCTTTCGGGGACGGACATGCCCTCCAAGCCCCTCTCCTGCGACACGGAGGAGTGCCACGGAGGGAAGCCCCACGCCTCTCAGATCCTGAAC is drawn from Acidobacteriota bacterium and contains these coding sequences:
- a CDS encoding DUF3373 family protein, which translates into the protein MKRILAVLAAAAFSLLGWAQSGDEVEAMRRRLAELEQRLSQIEASKGPAASADVQAIRQELKEMGKRLDSVEKKDALDRIRWGGDFRFEAHSFDSSMPAYVDGMAMQNMVVNTLFYYGATGMLPPNPGAVQSFIASHYGDYLYFTDHLTFDQLKKTMGMFPPQMQQMLMSSLTPYAARPGYDWNNSILYTSRLRLNMDADVAKDVTFSGRLSMYKTWGDSTGVQMFNGQSNSFAIDGNTTGVPNSDVLRVDRAYFTWNNIGGKPIYLSIGRRPSTNGPPMNLREGELRAGTPMGSLIDFQFDGITAGWHINDKSTFRLCYGLGYESGWGNGEQLLQPADRLKDAQFLGFNWDIYSTEKMLVQTTVARAFNLTDGFNGLIVLPNNPVTGAPIAAPVLMRYSPSANLGDMDIAGLLVQRTDGPFDWFANVNYVKSRPDNVTTPFGGLFCDPFETPTSHSGSMIYVGGRYNFANKATSVGLEYNHGSKYWFNFTPAQDDILAAKTNTRGDVWEAYLLHRINKRFQLKLDYTYYDYEYSGSGWHIGAPKKLDSRPVLGYPTYSSAGVATLSMSVRF
- a CDS encoding c-type cytochrome; translation: MVKRNGEGQIPHRVAWVVGMALVAVVVLAKDAPADGKTLFKEYCKPCHAEGSKSGEYTPMTLIGEQWERFFETKYVSAHQAVIDSAHGNKPVTEAITPDMLKVLKEWIVDHAADSEHPMTCG